From Natrinema sp. CBA1119:
AATTGAAGTTGTTCCGCATCGGCTCGATCGAGACCGCCCCCGACGCGAGCACCGGATCGCCGATCGAGAGCGGCGGCGAGGACGGGTTCGATCCGATCGTCCCCGACTCGTAGACCATCTGTAGCTCCGGTGCGTGCGTGCGTTTTGCCACGTTACACGCCAGATTCGGCTTGCCGATCCCGACGAGGACCGAATCGTCGTTCTCGAGTTCCCTCGCGGCCGCGACCACCATCAGTTCGCTCTTCGTGTAGTTCATTGGATTGCCTCCGTGGATTCGTTCGATCGATCGGCTCTGCCGTTCTCTCCAGCCCTCGAGCGGCGGGGCGTCGTCCGTCCGCGCCACGGTCGATCGGTCATCGGTACGCCCCCATGTCGACGGGCGTCGCGTACGAGCGATCCGGCTGCAGGTCGAGCAGCCTGTCGACGCCGAGCTTTTCGACGTACTCGCGGCGGTCCTCGACGCCGTAGACCCACTCGTCGAGCCACGCCTCGACGCGGTCGACGTCGCTCGCGATCTCGGCCCACTCGATGTACGCCTCGTTGTCCCGCCCGTAGTAGCCCTGCGCGTACGACGGATGCGAGCCGTAGGGGTCGTGGACGACGTGGTCGACGTCGTCGCTCGTGATGACCGTCCGGTTCGGGTCGCTGCGGATCGTTTCCTCGGAGCAGAGTTCTTCCACCGAGAGGATTACTGTATCGGCGGCCAGCCCAGCGATCTTTACCTCCCCCTGGATTCCCCAGAGGTGTGCGTTTCCCGACTCGTCGGCCCGCTGGGCCCGAATAACTGCCACGTCCGGCTCGATCGGCGCGACGGCATAGACGTAGTCGTCGTCGAACGGACTCTCCATGCGAGCGATATTGTCGTTGTGCTCGGGCAGGTCCGAGCCGATAAAGCCCCGAAGCGGGGCGAAGGGCAGGTTGGATGCGCCCGCGTCGAGGGCGGCGATCAGCCCGAAGTGCGTGTACTCCTCGAGCTCGAGTTCGGTCGGAATCCCGTCCTCGGCCGCCCGGCGGAACGCCGGGAGGCTGCCCACACCGGGGTTACCGGCCCACGAGAACGTCGCCTTTCGCGCACAGCCGGCGGCGATCAGCTGGTCGTAGACCAGGTCCGGTGTGGCCCTGATCAACTCGAGATCGCGTTTCTCCTGTCTGATGATCTCGTGTCCCGCCGCGAACGGGATGAGATGGGTGAACCCTGCGAGATAGACACTGTCACCGTCGGAGACGCCGTCGCTGACGGCGTCGTGCATGGACGTGAGTTTGCTCATAGCTGTGCTGAACTACGAAATGAATGGCGAAATTCGCACATAAGAATTGCCTTTGAGGCACTTCGATGCGGGATCGACACGCGAGTCTCTCCGTCGGGGGAGCGGATCTGGTGTCGCGCATTGATATCGGATACCGCGATACGAGGTTACATGATCTACTCAGCCCCGAGCAGGAGCCGCTCGTCTCGTCGCTGGAAGACATCGCGGACCGCGAGTTCGCCGAGCGGGCGTTCGACTGGGACGGCGAACCGCCGTGGGAGAATGGCGAAACGCGTTGTGGACCTCGGGGCGATCGATCGGTATCGTCGCGATACCGCCGTCCGTTTCGTCTCGGATGTCTTCGGTCATGCTGATCACTCGTAGGTTCGCCGTCCGATCTCTCTCGCTTCGATTTCGTCCCAGTCGTACTCGACGCCGAGTCCCGGTCCGTCCGGCACCTGCACGCGGCCGTCCGCATCGACGGTGTCCAGCATGTCCGAGTAGTCATCCGCGTACACCGGCGGCTGCGTGTTCGGACAGATCGGGTGGACAAGCGCCACTTCGTAGTAGTTGCTGTTGCGCGTCGCGGCGAGGCAGTGGCGCTGTGCCGGTCCCGGCGCGTGGTACTCCACGTCGAGGCCGAACCCTTCGGCCATGTGGGCGATCTTCATCGCGCCGGTGATCCCGCCGTCGTACTCGGGATCCGCCCGCACGAAGTCCGTCGATTCCGTCGCGACGAAGTCCGTGTGGGGCTCGAGGCCGCGAACGTGCTCGGTCTGGAGGATCGGCGTGTCGAGCATCTCGCGGAGCTTCCGGTGGGAGTGCTGGGAGACGCCGCCGTCACGGTAGGGATCCTCGTACCAGAGGAAGTCGGCCTCGTCGCAGGCCTTCCCGATCTTCAGCGCGTCGGCGAACGTGGCCGGGTTGCAGGCCGGGTCGAGCATGAGGTCCATCTCGTCGCCGACGCGGCGACCGACCTCGCGAACAACCGCGGCCGTCTCGTCGGGGTCCGTCCAGTCGCCACCCCAGTCGTGAATCTTGAACCCCTGATACCCCATCTCGAGACAGTCCTCGGCGAAGTCGGCGTACGCGTCGGGCGAGTCGAGGCCGCCGTTCCGGTCGCCCTGATAGGTCGACGCGTAGGCGGGAAAGGAGTCGCGATAGCTGCCGAGCAGTTCGTGGATCGGCGCGTCGCGGTAGTTCCCGGCGAAGTCCCAGAGCGCGATATCGATCGCCCCCATTCCCATCCAGTCGTACTTCCGCAGGGCGCGCTTGAAGGCGCTCCAGTGGCGCTCGCGCTCGAGGGGATTCTTCCCGATCAGGTAGTCCGCGATCATGTTGAGCTGGGCGGCGCCGGGAGAGTTGCCGCCGACGTACTCGCCGGTGGTGCCCTCGTCGGTGTGGACTCGCAGGGCGAACAGTTTCCGTTCGGTCGTCGAATCGGGGTCGTAGACGATGCTGAACCCGTTCGGCGCGTAGCCGACTTCCGGGAGGTCGTAGCCAAACTCGATCGATTCGATGCGCGTGATCGTTGGTGCCATCGGTACGCTATCACATAGCTAACGAGTTCCAAATGCGTTTGCATCGCGGCCACTCGCTGCTCGAGCAAAGGGTTACCACGGTCCGTCGAAAAGGAAGTGGTATGGTCTCACACGGATTCGTGTTGCCGACCCGCGGCGTCGTACTGTCGGCCGACGACTCGCTCGAGCAGGCCGCTCGCGTCCAGTCCGAGGTGATCGGGCTCGCCCGGCGAGCCGAAGCGCTCGGCTTCGACGGCGTCTGGGCTGGTGATAGCGTGCTGGCGAAGCCGCGGCTCGAGCCGCTCTCGACGCTCGCCGCAGTGGCGGGCGCGACGGAGTCGGTCACCCTCGGGACGGCGGTCTACCTGCCCCAACTCCGCAATCCGGTCCACGTCGCCCACCAGACGGCGACGGTCGATCAGGTCAGCGGCGGCCGCCTCGCGCTCGGCGTCGGTGTCGGCGTCGGCGAGGGGGTCGAGACCGAACACGACCAGCTCGACGTTCCCTACGAGCGACGGGGGGCGTTGCTCGACGAGGGGCTCGAGATCCTCGCGGGACTCTGGGACGACGAGCCGGTCTCCGCGGACGGCGAGTTCTTCGAACTGACCGACGCCGACATCGGAATCCGCCCCTGCGGGAGTCCGCCGCCGGTCTCCGTCGCGTCCGCGACCTTCGATCCGAGGGATGGCTTCCCGCCCCGGATTCGGGACCGCATCGCCGATCGCGGCGACGGCTGGTTGCCGATCGGGATGTCACCCGAGATGTACGAGGGCGGGATCGAGCGAGCCCGCGAGATCGTCGACGACGCCGGTCGCGACGCCGCTGGCTTCGACGCCGGCTACTATCAGGACGTGGTGATCGCAGAGACCGAAGCCGAGGCAATCGACCAGGCGCGGGACTTCCTCGACCGGTACTACCCCTCCTGGGGCGAGCTGAGCGACGACGATATCCGGGGGCGCGGGGCGTTCGGCCCGCCGTCGGTCGTGGCGGAGCACCTCGAGCGCTACGCCGACGCCGGCGTGGAAACGTTCGTCACGCGATTCACGGCGGCCGACCAGCGCGAGCAGTTACAGCGGTTCGCGGATATCGTCGGCTGAGACGCATCGTCTCGAGGGACCGGCGAACCGTCTCCGAGCCAGCGAAAATCGAATCTTTATGGCCCCCGGATCTGATTTGCCGGTATGGGTGCGACGGAGAGTCGGTTGGGAGCCGCCGGTCGGGTACTGATCGCCGAACGAGCGTTCGTCGGCTGTCTCCTCGGAACGTGGCTGCTGACCGCAGCGGCTCACTACTACGTGATGGCACCCGCGAGCGTCCTCTCGCGGGTCGCCGACGATCTTGCGGTGACACCGGCCGTGGCGGTCTGGATCGTGAGCGCGGTCCCGGCGACGTGGGCGCTCACGAACTTCGCGCTCGGCGTCTGGATCGACAGACTGGGTGAGTATCGCGTGATCGTCGTCGGAACCGCGGTGCTCATCGCCGCGGGGGGCTGGAGTTGGTGGGCCGGTCGTCGAGGGACGTTCTATCCCTTGCTGGCGTCGCGATTGCTAGCGGGCGTCGCGGTGGGCGTGATCTGGACGGCGTCGACGAACCTCATCGGGGGCGCCGTCTCCGGTGCCAATCGAGGGACTGCGATCGGGGTCTACGTCACGAGCGCGCCGGCCGGATTCGCGCTCGGGCAACTCTTCGGTCCGATCGTCACGGCGCGAGCCGGCTGGCCGGCGAATTTTCTCGTGATGAGCGTCGTCGCCGGACTCGTGATCGGCGTGATTTCCCTGTCGGTCCGCCGCCTCGAGATCGATCCCGTGACGAACACCGCATCGATGCGGTCGAATTTCACGTCGGTGCTGAGCCATCGAGTCGTGTGGTACGGCTCCGCGATGGCGTTCGTCGCCTACTCCTACTACCTCTTCATGAACAGCTGGATGCCCACGTATCTCGGGAACGAGTTCGCCCTCTCGGCGGGGCTCAGCGGGCTGCTGACGGCGGCATTCCCGGCGATGGGCGTGCTGTCCCGGGCCGGCGGCGGTCTCATTTCGGATCGGCTCCTCGGTCAGCGTCGCGTTCCCCTGCTTCAGGTGTCGTTTCTTGTTTCGGTGCCGCTGGTCGTCCTCATCGGGTGGACTCGGCACCTCGCCGTCATCGTTGCAGCGCTGGTCGCCGCCGGCTTCGTCATTCAGCTCACGTTCGGCGTCGTTTACAGCTACGTCCAGGAGGTCGTCGAGACGAGTATCTCGGGCACGGCGCTGGCGTTCGTCACGTCGGCGGGCATTTCGGGGGCGTTCTCGGCACCCCTGATTACCGGGGTGCTCATCGACTGGACCGGCGGCTACCTGGCCGCCTTCGCCTACGCGACCGCGCTGACCGCACTCGGACTCCTCCTCTCGAGCGTGGCTCCCGAGTCTCCCGCGGCCGACCGCTCGCAGTCCCGCTGATCCGGAGTCGTTGGTAGACGGCCGCTGAGAGGGCTGATTCCCGATTCCCGGGCAAACGGCTCCCTCAGGACAGGTGATTGACGAACGAGGTGCAGTACTCCTCGTACCCCATCTTCTCCGTGTAGAACCGGTGGGCGTCCTCGCGCCACTGTCCCGACTCGAGTTCGACCGCCTCGCAGTCGTTCTCGGCGGCCCAGTCGTGAACGAACGAGAGGAGCCGTTCGCCGTGGCCCTCAGACCGTTGTTCTTCGTCGGTCACGAGGTCGTAGACGTAGACGTGCCGGCCGAGGTAGAAGTTCGTCGCGATTTTCACGCCGGCGACCGCCACCGGTTCGTCGTCGACGTAGCGCGCGAACAGTCGGTAGCCTTCCTCGCGCATCTCCTCGAACAGGGCGAGAAACGACTCGACGTCGAGGTGATCGCGGAGTTGAACGAGGACCGGGAACGCCTCCCGCCGCTCGCTTTCCGTCGTTACTTCCCGAATGTCGGATGATGACATACACCGCTATGGGGAACGACGGCTAATCAAACCGCGGGTTAGTCGGGACTGTACTGCTCCGTATCGCGGCTCGAGGGCTTGCTGGCCACGAATCGTCCGGATCGTTGCAGCGCTGGCGAGGGACGAGACGTGTTCCAGCGATATCGACGAGTCGGAAAACACGGTTCCGGTGTTCGTCCCCGAGGACGGCTGACGGGCCGCTTCGAGTCGATCGGAGACGGGAGGAGTGGCTGGGGTGGCTGGGGACCTTCCTACGGGAGTCGACCGGTCAGCGCCTCGCTTGCGGGTGCGATGGGGAACTCCGTCCCGAGTCCGTCCGCGCGCGCTTTTTCGTAGAGCATGTAGGCGGCTGCGACCGTCTCGATACCCGTTCCGCCGCTGTCGAAGACCGTGATCTCGTCGTCGCTCGTCCGCCCGGGCTCGGTCCCCGCTACGACCTCGCCGAGTTCGGCGTGGACGTGGTCCTCGTCGACGACGCCTGCCTCGAGGGCCGCCAGAAACGACCCCGCGTCCTGCGTAACGCGGTCGCGGAGGTCGGGAACGTACGTCGATCGCTCGATGGTCGTCGTATCGAGTTCGCGCCGACCGGGCGTGTACTGGCCCATTGCCGTCACGTGCGCGCCGGGCTCGAGGTCCTCGCCGTCGAAGACCGGATCGGCCGCCTTCGTCGCCGTGATCACGATATCCGCGCCCGCGAGGGCGGCCGCGCTCGAGTCGACGGGACCGACGGAGGCGTCGAGGTGGTCGTCGAACTCCGCGGCGAACGTCTCCCGGTTTTCGGGTGTCGGCGAGAAGACGCGGACCTGCTCGAGATCTCGGACGGTCGCCGTTGCGTGGAGCTGGCCCCGCGCCTGTGCGCCGCTGCCGATGACGGCGAGCGTGCTCGCGTCCGCTCGTGCCAGCGCGTCGACGGCGACCGCACCGGTCGCTCCGGTCTTGAACGGGTTCATGCTCGCGCCGTCGATGAGCGCGAGGGGCTCGCCGCTCTCTGCGTCGAACAGCGGCGTCACGAACCACGCGTTCGGGCCCGAAAAGCCGGACGAGTACGTATAGCCTCCCATTGCACCCGTCTCGGGCAGGATCGTCGAGTAGTTCGTCAGCTTCCCGTCAGGGTTCTCCCGGCGAAACGTCTGTCGCGGCAGGGCCGGTGCGCCCTCGCCGCGCTGGCGGTAGCCGTCGCGGACGACCTCGACGTATTCGGCGGGCGTTGCGAGACCCTCGACTTCGGCACTGGTCAGGAACAGTGTGTCTGTCATACTCCGTGCCACACACGCGAGGTAGAAAAAGACAGCCGATCCGATGGCAGTCGTGCATAGCGAGGAACGGCTCTCACTGTCTCGTCGGTCGGGCACGCGATCACTCGGTCTCGAGCACCCGATCGATCATCTCCGCGGACATGCTCTCCAGCAGCCGGTTGCCTTTCTTGAGTTCGCGCATCACGAATCGTGAGGACGTCTCGTTGACGCCCTTGATAGCGACGATCCCGTCGATCAGTTCGTTCATTTGTTCGTGATTCTGGACGCGGGAGACGGCCATGAAGTCGACATCGCCCATCGTATAGTACACCTGCTGAACGCCGGTCACGTCGACCAGCTCGTCGCCGATTTCGTCGGCGTAGCCGCTCTCGTGGGAGACGTACACCTCGGTGATGACGACCATCGACATTCCGAGCGCGTGCGGATCGATGTCCGCGGAGATATCGGTTATCACGCCGCTCTCTTTCAGTTTGTTCAGTCGGTAGTGGATCGCCGACTTCGAGAGGTCGAGTTCGTCGGCGAACTCCTCGAGGTTTTTGTCGTCGTTTCGCTCGAGTTCGCGGATGATATCGAGGTCGTGTTCGTCGAGATTCGGCGTGGCGTTGGTGTGGTTCATACTATTTCGTACTGATCTCAGGGAATACGGCTCTATACTCTCACTGCAGAGGCGGATTCGGCGATGGGAGAGACCAGTAGTTACTCCTTCCGATGTTCCTCGACGACGTCCCAGTCGAGTTCGATCCCGAGCCCCGGTTCATCGGGAACCTCGATATACCCGTCCTGAATAAGCGGTTCGTCGGTGGCAACGAGGTCGTCCCACCACGGCACGTCGCGGGCGTGGAACTCGAGCGCGAGGAAATTCGGAACCGTCGCGCCCACGTGGACGCCGGCAATCGTCGCGACGGGGCTCCCGATGTTGTGGGGACTCATCGTCAGG
This genomic window contains:
- a CDS encoding ornithine cyclodeaminase family protein translates to MTDTLFLTSAEVEGLATPAEYVEVVRDGYRQRGEGAPALPRQTFRRENPDGKLTNYSTILPETGAMGGYTYSSGFSGPNAWFVTPLFDAESGEPLALIDGASMNPFKTGATGAVAVDALARADASTLAVIGSGAQARGQLHATATVRDLEQVRVFSPTPENRETFAAEFDDHLDASVGPVDSSAAALAGADIVITATKAADPVFDGEDLEPGAHVTAMGQYTPGRRELDTTTIERSTYVPDLRDRVTQDAGSFLAALEAGVVDEDHVHAELGEVVAGTEPGRTSDDEITVFDSGGTGIETVAAAYMLYEKARADGLGTEFPIAPASEALTGRLP
- a CDS encoding enolase C-terminal domain-like protein, whose product is MAPTITRIESIEFGYDLPEVGYAPNGFSIVYDPDSTTERKLFALRVHTDEGTTGEYVGGNSPGAAQLNMIADYLIGKNPLERERHWSAFKRALRKYDWMGMGAIDIALWDFAGNYRDAPIHELLGSYRDSFPAYASTYQGDRNGGLDSPDAYADFAEDCLEMGYQGFKIHDWGGDWTDPDETAAVVREVGRRVGDEMDLMLDPACNPATFADALKIGKACDEADFLWYEDPYRDGGVSQHSHRKLREMLDTPILQTEHVRGLEPHTDFVATESTDFVRADPEYDGGITGAMKIAHMAEGFGLDVEYHAPGPAQRHCLAATRNSNYYEVALVHPICPNTQPPVYADDYSDMLDTVDADGRVQVPDGPGLGVEYDWDEIEAREIGRRTYE
- a CDS encoding LLM class flavin-dependent oxidoreductase, with the translated sequence MVSHGFVLPTRGVVLSADDSLEQAARVQSEVIGLARRAEALGFDGVWAGDSVLAKPRLEPLSTLAAVAGATESVTLGTAVYLPQLRNPVHVAHQTATVDQVSGGRLALGVGVGVGEGVETEHDQLDVPYERRGALLDEGLEILAGLWDDEPVSADGEFFELTDADIGIRPCGSPPPVSVASATFDPRDGFPPRIRDRIADRGDGWLPIGMSPEMYEGGIERAREIVDDAGRDAAGFDAGYYQDVVIAETEAEAIDQARDFLDRYYPSWGELSDDDIRGRGAFGPPSVVAEHLERYADAGVETFVTRFTAADQREQLQRFADIVG
- a CDS encoding nitrate/nitrite transporter, with the translated sequence MGATESRLGAAGRVLIAERAFVGCLLGTWLLTAAAHYYVMAPASVLSRVADDLAVTPAVAVWIVSAVPATWALTNFALGVWIDRLGEYRVIVVGTAVLIAAGGWSWWAGRRGTFYPLLASRLLAGVAVGVIWTASTNLIGGAVSGANRGTAIGVYVTSAPAGFALGQLFGPIVTARAGWPANFLVMSVVAGLVIGVISLSVRRLEIDPVTNTASMRSNFTSVLSHRVVWYGSAMAFVAYSYYLFMNSWMPTYLGNEFALSAGLSGLLTAAFPAMGVLSRAGGGLISDRLLGQRRVPLLQVSFLVSVPLVVLIGWTRHLAVIVAALVAAGFVIQLTFGVVYSYVQEVVETSISGTALAFVTSAGISGAFSAPLITGVLIDWTGGYLAAFAYATALTALGLLLSSVAPESPAADRSQSR
- a CDS encoding Lrp/AsnC family transcriptional regulator, coding for MNHTNATPNLDEHDLDIIRELERNDDKNLEEFADELDLSKSAIHYRLNKLKESGVITDISADIDPHALGMSMVVITEVYVSHESGYADEIGDELVDVTGVQQVYYTMGDVDFMAVSRVQNHEQMNELIDGIVAIKGVNETSSRFVMRELKKGNRLLESMSAEMIDRVLETE
- a CDS encoding CoA transferase subunit A — encoded protein: MSKLTSMHDAVSDGVSDGDSVYLAGFTHLIPFAAGHEIIRQEKRDLELIRATPDLVYDQLIAAGCARKATFSWAGNPGVGSLPAFRRAAEDGIPTELELEEYTHFGLIAALDAGASNLPFAPLRGFIGSDLPEHNDNIARMESPFDDDYVYAVAPIEPDVAVIRAQRADESGNAHLWGIQGEVKIAGLAADTVILSVEELCSEETIRSDPNRTVITSDDVDHVVHDPYGSHPSYAQGYYGRDNEAYIEWAEIASDVDRVEAWLDEWVYGVEDRREYVEKLGVDRLLDLQPDRSYATPVDMGAYR
- a CDS encoding GNAT family N-acetyltransferase; protein product: MSSSDIREVTTESERREAFPVLVQLRDHLDVESFLALFEEMREEGYRLFARYVDDEPVAVAGVKIATNFYLGRHVYVYDLVTDEEQRSEGHGERLLSFVHDWAAENDCEAVELESGQWREDAHRFYTEKMGYEEYCTSFVNHLS